One Jannaschia sp. GRR-S6-38 genomic window carries:
- a CDS encoding electron transfer flavoprotein-ubiquinone oxidoreductase produces the protein MSDQIEREAMEYDVVIVGAGPAGLSAAIRLKQLDADLSVVVLEKGSEVGAHILSGAVLDPVGLNALIPDWKEKGAPLDVPVTSDSFYLLGEEGRVRVPNLAMPPLMSNHGNYIVSMGNVCRWMAEQAEALGVEIFPGMACSELVWETAEDGGKRVKGVVAGEFGRQPDGSIGEGYEPGMELHGKYVMLGEGVRGSLSKQVIAEFGLDSESEPQKYGLGMKEIWEIDPEKHKPGTVVHTMGWPLGKNAGGGSFIYHLDNNQVYVGFVVHLNYKNPYVNPYLSFQQFKHHPMVAELLEGGKRVAYGARAISEGGWQSLPKTAFPGGALLGCAAGMVNVPRIKGNHNAMLSGKAAAEAAHRAIEEGRAGDTLQSYHAEIRNGEIGRDLKCVRNVKPLWSNYGLAASLTVGGASMWMNNLVGWSPFTAKHGKSDAAATEPAAKHKPIDYPKPDGKLSFDRLTNVAFSFTNHEESQPAHLKLKDPAVPVAVDLKKYAGPSTRYCPAGVYEFVGEGEDARFVINFQNCVHCKTCDIKDPAQNIVWTTPQGGDGPNYPNM, from the coding sequence ATGAGCGATCAGATCGAACGCGAAGCCATGGAATACGACGTCGTGATCGTCGGCGCAGGCCCCGCGGGCCTATCGGCGGCGATCCGGCTCAAGCAGCTCGATGCCGATCTCTCGGTGGTCGTGCTCGAGAAGGGTTCCGAGGTGGGCGCGCATATCCTGTCGGGGGCCGTGCTGGACCCGGTCGGGCTGAACGCGCTGATCCCCGACTGGAAGGAGAAGGGCGCGCCGCTCGACGTGCCGGTCACCTCCGACAGCTTCTACCTGCTGGGCGAGGAGGGGCGCGTCCGCGTCCCTAATCTGGCGATGCCGCCGCTGATGTCGAACCACGGCAATTACATCGTCTCGATGGGCAATGTCTGCCGCTGGATGGCCGAGCAGGCCGAGGCGCTGGGCGTCGAGATCTTCCCGGGCATGGCCTGCTCCGAGCTGGTCTGGGAGACCGCCGAAGACGGCGGGAAGCGCGTCAAGGGCGTGGTCGCGGGCGAGTTCGGCCGGCAGCCCGATGGCTCGATCGGCGAGGGCTACGAGCCGGGGATGGAGCTGCACGGCAAATACGTGATGCTGGGCGAGGGCGTGCGCGGTTCGCTTTCGAAGCAGGTCATCGCGGAGTTCGGGCTCGACAGCGAGAGCGAGCCGCAGAAATACGGCCTGGGCATGAAGGAAATCTGGGAGATCGACCCGGAGAAGCACAAGCCCGGCACCGTGGTGCACACGATGGGCTGGCCGCTGGGCAAGAATGCCGGCGGCGGCTCCTTCATCTATCACCTTGACAACAATCAGGTCTATGTCGGCTTCGTCGTCCACCTGAACTACAAGAACCCCTATGTGAACCCCTATCTCAGCTTCCAGCAGTTCAAGCATCACCCGATGGTTGCCGAGCTTCTGGAGGGCGGAAAGCGCGTGGCCTACGGCGCCCGGGCGATCAGCGAGGGCGGCTGGCAGTCGCTGCCGAAGACCGCCTTCCCGGGCGGCGCGCTCTTGGGTTGTGCCGCGGGCATGGTCAACGTGCCGCGCATCAAGGGCAATCACAACGCCATGCTCTCGGGCAAGGCGGCCGCCGAGGCGGCGCATCGCGCCATCGAGGAGGGCCGCGCCGGGGACACGCTGCAGAGCTACCACGCCGAAATCCGCAACGGCGAGATCGGCCGCGACCTCAAGTGTGTGCGCAACGTCAAGCCGCTCTGGTCGAATTACGGCCTCGCCGCCTCGCTGACGGTGGGCGGCGCCTCGATGTGGATGAACAATCTCGTCGGTTGGTCGCCCTTCACCGCCAAGCACGGCAAATCCGACGCGGCCGCGACCGAGCCGGCCGCGAAGCATAAGCCGATCGACTATCCCAAGCCCGACGGTAAGCTCAGCTTCGACCGGCTGACCAACGTGGCCTTCTCCTTCACCAATCACGAGGAGAGCCAGCCGGCTCATCTCAAGCTGAAGGATCCGGCCGTGCCGGTGGCGGTCGATCTGAAGAAATATGCGGGCCCCTCGACGCGTTATTGCCCGGCGGGCGTCTACGAATTCGTGGGCGAGGGCGAGGATGCGCGCTTCGTGATCAACTTTCAGAACTGCGTCCACTGCAAGACCTGCGACATCAAGGACCCGGCGCAGAACATCGTCTGGACCACGCCGCAGGGCGGGGACGGGCCGAATTATCCCAACATGTAG
- a CDS encoding DUF2834 domain-containing protein, with protein MTPFRIVMILLCVAGVILPMRYFLPWLSANDWDLGAMVDAWHVNDASSGLVWDLTVAAVTLTVWVVWDSIRTRRWWGLLAIPATYGVGVSLGLPLYLLLRGR; from the coding sequence ATGACCCCGTTCCGCATCGTGATGATCCTGCTCTGCGTGGCCGGCGTGATCCTGCCCATGCGCTATTTCCTGCCATGGCTGTCGGCCAATGACTGGGATCTGGGCGCGATGGTCGACGCCTGGCACGTCAACGACGCGTCCTCGGGGCTCGTCTGGGACCTGACGGTCGCGGCCGTCACGCTGACCGTCTGGGTGGTCTGGGACAGCATCCGCACCCGACGCTGGTGGGGCCTTCTGGCGATCCCCGCGACCTACGGCGTGGGCGTCTCGCTGGGTCTGCCGCTCTACCTGCTGCTCAGGGGCCGCTGA
- the lysA gene encoding diaminopimelate decarboxylase, giving the protein MDHFLYKGGILHAEDVPLPEIAAAVGTPAYVYSAATLLRHYRLFDEALAPLPHLVCYAVKAASNVAILKLLGDAGAGMDVVSEGEYRRARAAGVPGDRIVFSGVGKTRAEMRHVLEGGVRQINLESEPEMRLLSEVATSLGVEVPVTVRVNPDVDARTHEKIATGRSDNKFGIPISKARAVYAEIAALPGLRVVGIDVHIGSQLTDLEPFRLAYRKVADLTETLRADGHTIERLDLGGGLGIPYARSNLAPPLPSDYGALIAEEVGHLGCEIEIEPGRLIAGNAGILMASTVFVKEGEGRDFLIVDAAMNDLIRPAMYGAHHDIVPVREAAPGAEMRPFDIVGPVCESGDTFAKGRDMVPLSEGELIAFRSAGAYGAVMASEYNSRPLVPEVLVQGDQYAVIRPRPTFDEMISRDTIPQWLHDA; this is encoded by the coding sequence ATGGATCACTTCCTCTATAAGGGCGGCATCCTGCATGCCGAGGACGTCCCCCTGCCCGAGATCGCGGCCGCGGTCGGCACGCCCGCCTATGTCTACTCGGCGGCCACGCTTCTGCGGCATTACCGCCTCTTCGACGAGGCGCTGGCGCCCCTGCCGCATCTCGTCTGCTACGCGGTGAAGGCCGCCAGCAACGTCGCGATCCTGAAGCTGCTGGGCGATGCCGGCGCGGGCATGGACGTGGTGAGCGAGGGCGAATATCGCCGCGCGCGCGCCGCGGGCGTGCCGGGCGATCGGATCGTCTTCTCGGGCGTGGGCAAGACCCGCGCCGAGATGCGCCACGTGCTGGAAGGCGGCGTGCGCCAGATCAATCTCGAGAGCGAGCCCGAGATGCGGCTTCTGTCGGAGGTCGCGACCTCGCTCGGCGTCGAGGTGCCGGTGACGGTGCGCGTCAACCCGGATGTGGACGCCCGGACCCACGAGAAGATCGCCACCGGCCGATCCGACAACAAGTTCGGCATCCCGATCTCCAAGGCCCGCGCCGTCTATGCCGAGATCGCGGCCCTGCCCGGCCTGCGCGTCGTGGGCATCGACGTGCATATCGGCAGCCAGCTCACCGACCTGGAACCCTTCCGCCTGGCCTATCGCAAGGTCGCGGACCTGACCGAAACCTTACGCGCCGACGGCCACACCATCGAGCGGCTGGACCTCGGCGGGGGCCTGGGCATTCCCTATGCCCGCTCGAACCTTGCGCCGCCGCTGCCGTCCGATTACGGCGCGCTCATCGCCGAGGAGGTGGGCCACCTCGGCTGCGAGATCGAGATCGAACCCGGCCGCCTGATCGCGGGCAACGCGGGCATCCTGATGGCCTCGACGGTGTTCGTGAAGGAAGGCGAGGGCCGCGATTTCCTGATCGTGGACGCGGCGATGAACGACCTGATCCGCCCCGCCATGTACGGCGCGCATCACGACATCGTCCCGGTCCGCGAGGCCGCGCCGGGCGCCGAGATGCGGCCCTTCGACATCGTCGGCCCGGTCTGCGAGAGCGGCGACACCTTCGCCAAGGGCCGCGACATGGTGCCGCTGTCCGAAGGCGAGCTGATCGCCTTCCGCAGCGCCGGCGCCTATGGCGCGGTCATGGCCAGCGAGTACAATTCCCGTCCGCTGGTGCCGGAGGTCCTCGTGCAGGGCGATCAATACGCGGTGATCCGCCCGCGCCCGACCTTTGACGAGATGATTTCCCGCGATACCATTCCGCAATGGCTCCACGACGCTTAA
- a CDS encoding DUF4175 domain-containing protein yields the protein MAETGRSERHDTHLARQLRLTRAGLWAERITRAFWPAWTAGFVGLAAYASDLVPPLWEWSLIAAFGLLVAVLAGLGLRGFHAPTRAEARARLDATLPGRPLAALADEQAVGGGDAQTEAVWQAHRDRMAARAAAARAVAPDLRIARRDPYALRYMAVLLAAVGLLFGTLLRVPAPVELPGAGQALAEGPAWEGWLEPPRHTGLPTLYLADIDPGEVEVPEGTRVTLRLYGEAGALSVSETVSGREVTDPTEAMQEFTVTQSGTLAIAGGVAEPVWTLTASPDAPPEIAVTGAPGFEQPDQTTLPWEATDDYGVMAADIVIALDPGATDRRHGLAVAPEPRDPLELDMALPIAGGRDAVAGTFRADLTEHPLAGMPVTVTLQAEDAAGQSGTATDAFILPGRPFYDPVAAALIEQRRDLFWSRDNRARVTRLLRAITWKADETFDNPPAFLITRMAIRRLAEAEALTPEARDEIAAMLWEAAIRLEDNSLDSALERLRQAQERLSEAIRQGASPEEIARLMQEMRQAMDEYTRQLAQQGGQEQQGQQQAQGEMQQVTPDMLDQMMQRIEELMQQGRTAEAQELLRQLQEMMENMQVTQGQGGRGQPGEGEQAMQDLRESLRDQQELSDDAFRELQEQFQPGQPGQQPGQQPGQQPGQQQGQGQPGQQPGQGQPGQQPGQGQQPSDRADGQPGQGPGQQQSEQPGGTSPGELARRQEELRRGLEAMRDGLPGAGSEAGEAARDALRRAEEAMRQAEGDLQDGNLGEALDDQAQAMDALRDGMQELGRALAENRQQGNPGQGEGRAATREGGGFDRDPLGRRSGEGGKLGTDENFLDGPDAARRARDLMDEIRRRSGERDRPQLELDYLRRLLERF from the coding sequence GTGGCCGAGACCGGACGATCCGAACGCCATGACACGCATCTCGCGCGCCAGCTTCGCCTGACGCGGGCGGGGTTGTGGGCGGAACGGATCACCCGCGCCTTCTGGCCCGCCTGGACCGCCGGCTTCGTCGGCCTCGCCGCCTACGCCTCCGACCTCGTGCCGCCCCTGTGGGAATGGAGCCTGATCGCCGCCTTCGGCCTGCTGGTCGCGGTGCTGGCCGGGCTTGGCCTGCGCGGCTTCCACGCCCCGACCCGCGCCGAGGCGCGCGCGCGCCTCGACGCGACGCTGCCCGGCCGGCCCCTGGCCGCCCTGGCCGACGAGCAGGCGGTGGGCGGCGGCGATGCGCAGACCGAGGCTGTCTGGCAGGCGCATCGCGACCGCATGGCCGCCCGCGCCGCCGCCGCCCGCGCGGTGGCCCCCGATCTCCGCATCGCGCGGCGGGATCCGTACGCGCTGCGCTACATGGCGGTGCTGCTGGCCGCTGTCGGGCTTCTCTTCGGCACGCTCCTGCGCGTGCCCGCGCCGGTCGAGCTGCCGGGCGCGGGGCAGGCGCTGGCGGAGGGCCCGGCCTGGGAAGGCTGGCTCGAGCCGCCGCGCCATACCGGGCTGCCGACGCTCTACCTGGCCGATATCGACCCCGGCGAGGTCGAGGTGCCCGAAGGCACGCGCGTGACCCTGCGCCTCTATGGCGAGGCCGGCGCGCTTTCGGTATCCGAGACCGTTTCGGGCCGCGAGGTCACCGACCCGACCGAGGCGATGCAGGAATTCACCGTCACGCAATCGGGCACGCTGGCCATCGCGGGCGGCGTGGCCGAGCCGGTCTGGACCCTGACCGCCTCGCCCGACGCGCCCCCCGAGATCGCGGTGACCGGCGCCCCGGGCTTCGAGCAACCCGACCAGACCACCCTGCCCTGGGAAGCGACGGACGATTACGGCGTCATGGCCGCGGATATCGTCATCGCGCTGGATCCCGGCGCCACCGACCGCCGCCACGGCCTCGCCGTCGCGCCCGAGCCGCGCGACCCGCTCGAACTGGACATGGCGCTGCCGATCGCGGGCGGGCGCGACGCGGTCGCGGGGACCTTCCGCGCCGACCTGACCGAGCATCCGCTGGCCGGCATGCCCGTCACCGTGACGCTGCAGGCCGAGGACGCGGCGGGCCAGTCCGGCACGGCGACGGATGCCTTCATCCTGCCCGGCCGGCCCTTCTACGATCCCGTCGCCGCAGCACTGATCGAACAGCGCCGCGACCTGTTCTGGTCGCGCGACAACCGCGCCCGCGTCACCCGGCTCCTGCGCGCCATCACCTGGAAGGCCGACGAGACCTTCGACAACCCGCCCGCCTTCCTGATCACCCGGATGGCAATCCGGCGCCTGGCCGAGGCCGAGGCGCTGACCCCCGAGGCGCGCGACGAGATCGCGGCGATGCTCTGGGAGGCCGCGATCCGGCTGGAGGATAACAGCCTCGATTCCGCGCTCGAACGGCTGCGCCAGGCGCAGGAGCGGCTGTCGGAAGCCATCCGGCAGGGCGCCTCGCCCGAGGAGATCGCCCGCCTGATGCAGGAGATGCGGCAGGCGATGGACGAATATACCCGCCAGCTCGCGCAGCAGGGCGGTCAGGAGCAGCAGGGCCAGCAGCAGGCGCAGGGCGAGATGCAGCAGGTCACGCCCGACATGCTGGACCAGATGATGCAGCGTATCGAGGAGCTGATGCAGCAGGGGCGCACCGCCGAGGCGCAGGAGCTTCTGCGCCAGCTGCAGGAGATGATGGAGAACATGCAGGTGACCCAGGGCCAGGGCGGCCGGGGTCAGCCCGGCGAGGGCGAGCAGGCCATGCAGGACCTGCGCGAGAGCCTGCGCGACCAGCAGGAACTCTCCGATGACGCCTTCCGCGAGCTGCAGGAGCAATTCCAACCCGGACAGCCCGGTCAGCAGCCAGGGCAACAGCCGGGCCAGCAACCCGGGCAGCAGCAGGGGCAGGGCCAGCCTGGCCAGCAACCCGGGCAGGGCCAGCCTGGCCAGCAACCCGGGCAGGGCCAGCAGCCGAGCGACCGCGCCGATGGCCAGCCGGGTCAGGGACCGGGCCAGCAGCAATCGGAGCAGCCCGGCGGCACGAGCCCGGGCGAGCTGGCGCGCCGGCAGGAGGAATTGCGGCGCGGGCTTGAGGCGATGCGCGACGGTCTGCCCGGCGCGGGCAGCGAGGCGGGCGAGGCCGCGCGCGACGCGCTGCGCCGCGCCGAGGAGGCGATGCGCCAGGCCGAGGGCGACCTTCAGGACGGCAATCTGGGCGAGGCGCTGGACGACCAGGCGCAGGCCATGGACGCGCTGCGCGACGGCATGCAGGAACTGGGCCGCGCGCTGGCCGAGAACCGCCAGCAGGGCAATCCCGGCCAGGGCGAGGGCCGCGCCGCGACCCGCGAGGGCGGCGGGTTCGACCGCGACCCGCTGGGCCGCCGTTCGGGCGAGGGCGGCAAGCTCGGCACCGACGAGAACTTCCTCGACGGGCCCGATGCGGCGCGCCGGGCCCGCGACCTGATGGACGAGATCCGTCGCCGCTCGGGCGAGCGCGACCGGCCGCAGCTGGAGCTCGACTACCTCCGCCGCCTGCTGGAACGCTTCTGA
- a CDS encoding zinc-ribbon domain-containing protein, with product MRITCPNCNAQYEVADDLIPAAGRDVQCSNCSSTWFQDGRPRQTTAVEERAIRRPGRPAPPPEPEPEAEPEDAVDAADAADAADADDVSEAEAFTQPAPGRRPMADDDTRDILRAEREREERLRARARARTEAEDADADMDMSADTGAETGDTSDDDDLRSHAAAERARMAAAASVARSRDEQAEATAEEDDSETPEEADAKAGAEDETQDAIARALRDAASDEAVYDDPAAAGSEAYRAEADEMEEDEEPSPRATRRELLPDIEEINSSLRPDERALEAAAARGDSEADDPVIRRSGFRAGFLGMGALILLAVGGYVFSDMLARAVPALSPQIEAYVGFVDTQRSALEAGAEALVERLTPDA from the coding sequence ATGCGTATCACCTGTCCCAACTGCAACGCCCAATACGAGGTGGCCGATGACCTGATCCCGGCCGCCGGGCGGGATGTGCAATGCTCGAACTGCTCCTCGACCTGGTTCCAGGACGGCCGCCCGCGCCAGACCACCGCGGTCGAGGAGCGGGCTATCCGGCGTCCGGGCCGCCCCGCGCCGCCGCCAGAACCCGAACCCGAGGCCGAGCCCGAGGATGCGGTCGATGCGGCCGATGCGGCCGATGCCGCCGATGCGGATGACGTATCCGAGGCCGAAGCCTTTACCCAGCCCGCCCCCGGCCGCCGCCCGATGGCCGATGACGATACCCGCGACATCCTCCGCGCCGAGCGGGAACGCGAGGAGCGTCTGCGCGCCCGCGCCCGCGCCCGGACGGAAGCGGAGGATGCGGATGCCGACATGGACATGTCCGCCGACACGGGCGCCGAGACCGGCGACACGTCGGATGATGATGATCTGCGCTCGCATGCCGCCGCCGAGCGGGCGCGCATGGCCGCAGCCGCCTCCGTGGCCCGCTCGCGCGACGAGCAGGCCGAGGCCACCGCCGAGGAAGACGACAGCGAAACGCCGGAGGAGGCCGACGCCAAAGCTGGGGCCGAGGACGAGACCCAGGACGCCATCGCCCGCGCGTTGCGCGATGCGGCCTCGGACGAGGCGGTCTACGACGATCCGGCCGCCGCCGGCTCCGAAGCCTATCGCGCGGAGGCGGACGAGATGGAGGAGGACGAGGAGCCTTCCCCCCGCGCCACGCGGCGCGAGCTTCTGCCCGATATCGAAGAGATCAACTCCTCGCTGCGCCCCGACGAACGCGCCCTCGAAGCCGCCGCCGCGCGCGGGGACTCCGAGGCCGACGATCCCGTGATCCGGCGGTCCGGCTTCCGCGCCGGGTTCCTGGGCATGGGCGCGCTGATCCTGTTGGCCGTGGGCGGTTACGTCTTCTCGGACATGCTGGCCCGCGCGGTCCCGGCGCTGTCGCCGCAGATCGAGGCCTATGTCGGCTTCGTCGACACGCAGCGCAGCGCGCTGGAAGCCGGTGCCGAGGCCCTGGTGGAGCGTCTGACGCCCGACGCCTGA
- a CDS encoding cell division ATP-binding protein FtsE: MIELSGAAYSYGRSGLLSGLDLTLAPGSFHFLTGPSGAGKTTLLKLCYGELKPTEGQVNAFGSDTRKLGRDGLARMRRRVGVVHQDCQFLDHLPIAENVLLPLQVSGQEIGRDHLDQLLGWVGLGHRADALPQQLSGGERQRAALARAVIMDPDILIADEPTGNIDWEMSQRILTLMAELNRMGKTVLIATHDLALIRAAKPMVSARVLRLAGGTLAAAGAGL, translated from the coding sequence GTGATCGAGCTGAGCGGGGCGGCATATTCCTACGGGCGCAGCGGATTGCTGAGCGGCCTGGACCTGACGCTCGCGCCGGGCTCCTTCCATTTCCTGACGGGACCGTCGGGCGCCGGGAAGACCACGCTCCTGAAGCTCTGCTACGGCGAGCTGAAGCCCACCGAGGGCCAGGTCAACGCCTTCGGCAGCGACACGCGCAAGCTGGGCCGGGACGGGCTCGCGCGGATGCGCCGGCGGGTGGGCGTGGTCCACCAGGACTGCCAGTTTCTCGACCACCTTCCCATCGCCGAGAACGTGCTGCTGCCGCTGCAGGTCAGCGGGCAGGAGATCGGGCGCGACCATCTCGACCAGCTTCTGGGCTGGGTCGGGCTGGGCCACCGCGCCGACGCCCTGCCGCAGCAGCTCTCGGGCGGGGAACGCCAGCGTGCGGCGCTGGCCCGCGCGGTCATCATGGACCCCGACATCCTGATCGCGGACGAGCCCACCGGAAATATCGACTGGGAGATGTCGCAGCGGATCCTGACGCTGATGGCGGAGCTGAACCGGATGGGAAAGACGGTGCTGATCGCGACCCATGACCTCGCGCTGATCCGCGCCGCGAAGCCGATGGTCTCGGCCCGGGTGCTGCGGCTGGCGGGCGGGACGCTGGCCGCGGCGGGAGCCGGGCTGTGA
- a CDS encoding cell division protein FtsX — MRRLRAVIDVAIGDRAADRVVPPTGHTVWLTVLVAAAMAFLAVFALALSLATGRLAERWSESLAQATTIRISAPDAQADAQVDAVLQILAGTPGIAAARELERAEQAALLEPWLGPDLPLDRLPLPRLIEVVQSTDLDAEGLRLRLAAEVPGAVWDDHTRWRRPLVTAAGRLRALGWTALGLIAGTMAALVTLAAQAALAANRPVIRVLRLVGARDAYVARAFTRRFTLRAIAGAALGAALGVAAIAALPRADAAGGFLTGLGFSGAGWLLPALIPPLAGLVAFVATRRAAFRALASFE, encoded by the coding sequence GTGAGACGGCTGCGCGCGGTGATCGACGTGGCGATCGGCGACCGGGCGGCCGACCGCGTGGTGCCGCCCACCGGGCACACCGTCTGGCTGACCGTGCTGGTCGCCGCGGCGATGGCCTTCCTCGCGGTCTTCGCGCTGGCGCTGTCGCTGGCCACCGGCCGCCTGGCCGAGCGCTGGTCCGAGAGCCTGGCGCAGGCCACGACGATCCGCATCTCGGCGCCCGACGCGCAGGCCGACGCGCAGGTCGACGCGGTGCTGCAGATCCTTGCGGGGACGCCCGGCATCGCCGCGGCCCGCGAGCTGGAGCGCGCCGAGCAGGCCGCGCTGCTGGAGCCCTGGCTCGGGCCCGACCTGCCGCTCGATCGCCTGCCCCTGCCCCGGCTGATCGAGGTCGTGCAGAGCACCGATCTCGACGCCGAGGGGCTGCGCCTGCGGCTGGCCGCCGAAGTGCCCGGCGCGGTCTGGGACGATCACACGCGCTGGCGGCGGCCCCTGGTGACCGCGGCCGGGCGGCTGCGCGCGCTGGGCTGGACGGCGCTGGGCCTGATCGCGGGCACGATGGCCGCGCTGGTGACGCTGGCCGCGCAGGCCGCGCTGGCTGCGAACCGCCCGGTGATCCGCGTGCTGCGGCTGGTGGGCGCGCGCGACGCCTATGTCGCCCGCGCCTTCACGCGCCGCTTCACGCTGCGCGCGATCGCCGGTGCGGCCCTGGGCGCCGCGCTCGGCGTGGCCGCGATCGCCGCGCTGCCGCGCGCGGATGCGGCCGGCGGCTTCCTGACGGGCCTGGGGTTCAGCGGGGCCGGCTGGCTTCTGCCCGCGCTGATCCCGCCGCTCGCCGGGCTGGTCGCCTTCGTGGCGACGCGACGCGCGGCCTTTCGCGCGCTGGCCTCTTTCGAGTAG
- a CDS encoding lysophospholipid acyltransferase family protein — translation MQYLRSLVFNIAMYLWMAVVGLAFAPRAIASRVGARAGCNFYARTTVTMLEAICGLRSEVRGTPPTGGVLVAAKHQSFLDILILWGTMPRPFFIMKSILKYAPILGAYAMRLGCIPVERGKRAEAIKKLLADVRAGERKDGQLLIYPQGTRVAPGARKPYKVGTFALYEQLGQPCVPVATNVGVFWPKRGLLRKRGTAVMEFLEPIPPGLDRPTFMALLEKRIETASNKLMEEAGFPVPPHPPLHGDPVAAAASQAASEAVEKT, via the coding sequence ATGCAATATCTCCGCTCGCTCGTCTTCAACATCGCCATGTATCTGTGGATGGCGGTGGTGGGCCTCGCCTTCGCCCCCCGCGCCATCGCCAGCCGGGTGGGCGCGCGGGCCGGCTGCAACTTCTACGCGCGGACCACGGTGACGATGCTCGAGGCGATCTGCGGTCTGCGCTCCGAAGTCCGGGGCACGCCGCCGACGGGCGGGGTGCTGGTCGCGGCCAAGCACCAGTCCTTCCTCGATATCCTGATCCTCTGGGGCACGATGCCCCGGCCCTTCTTCATCATGAAGTCGATCCTGAAATACGCGCCGATCCTCGGGGCCTATGCGATGCGGCTGGGCTGCATCCCGGTCGAGCGCGGCAAGCGGGCCGAGGCGATCAAGAAGCTTCTGGCCGACGTGCGCGCGGGCGAGCGCAAGGACGGCCAGTTGCTGATCTATCCGCAGGGCACCCGCGTCGCGCCGGGCGCGCGGAAGCCCTACAAGGTCGGGACCTTCGCGCTCTACGAACAGCTCGGCCAGCCCTGCGTGCCGGTGGCGACGAATGTCGGGGTGTTCTGGCCCAAGCGCGGCCTGCTGCGGAAGCGCGGCACCGCGGTGATGGAGTTCCTCGAGCCGATCCCGCCCGGCCTCGACCGCCCGACCTTCATGGCGCTGCTGGAGAAGCGGATCGAGACCGCCTCGAACAAGCTGATGGAAGAGGCGGGCTTCCCGGTCCCGCCGCACCCGCCGCTGCATGGCGATCCCGTAGCGGCGGCGGCGTCGCAGGCGGCGTCGGAGGCGGTCGAGAAGACCTGA
- a CDS encoding cobyric acid synthase: protein MTRAIMVQGAGSNVGKSMLVAGLCRHFARAGLRVLPFKPQNMSNNAAVTADGGEIGRAQALQALACGVEPLTDMNPVLLKPETETGSQIVVQGRRIATVRARDYAALKPRLLDTCLDSFRRLAAQADLVVVEGAGSPAEINLRAGDIANMGFAEAAGLPVILAGDIDRGGVIAQLVGTKAVLDAADAARIRGFLVNKFRGDVTLFDEGTRQIAARTGWAPLGTVPWFADAWRLPAEDILDIRAAPRDGGFRIAVPRLGRIANFDDLDPLSADPGVSVELVEPGRPLPVCDLVLIPGSKSTISDLAAFRAEGWDIDLAAHHRRGGHVLGICGGYQMLGRWLDDPAGLEGPPGRVPGLGLLDVETVLQPRKHLARVTATDPASGAPVAGYEIHLGVTTGPDTARGWLVRDGAPLGAASPDGRVKGCYLHGLFAGDAFRDAFLRDLGAAPQGGPHAETVEATLDALADHLAAALDLDRLLSLAEPV from the coding sequence ATGACACGGGCGATCATGGTGCAGGGGGCGGGCTCCAACGTGGGCAAGTCGATGCTGGTCGCGGGGCTCTGCCGGCATTTCGCGCGGGCCGGCCTGCGCGTGCTGCCCTTCAAGCCGCAGAACATGTCCAACAACGCCGCCGTCACCGCCGACGGGGGCGAGATCGGCCGGGCGCAGGCACTGCAGGCGCTGGCCTGCGGGGTCGAGCCGCTGACCGACATGAACCCGGTCCTGCTGAAGCCCGAGACCGAGACCGGCAGCCAGATCGTCGTTCAGGGCCGGCGCATCGCGACGGTGCGCGCCCGCGACTACGCGGCGCTGAAGCCGCGGCTGCTCGACACCTGCCTCGACAGCTTCCGGCGACTGGCCGCGCAGGCCGACCTCGTCGTCGTCGAAGGCGCGGGCAGCCCGGCCGAGATCAACCTGCGCGCGGGCGACATCGCCAATATGGGCTTCGCCGAGGCGGCCGGCCTTCCGGTGATCCTGGCCGGCGATATCGACAGGGGCGGCGTGATCGCGCAGCTGGTGGGCACCAAGGCGGTGCTCGACGCGGCGGACGCGGCGCGGATCCGGGGGTTCCTCGTCAACAAGTTCCGCGGCGACGTCACGCTCTTCGACGAGGGCACGCGCCAGATCGCGGCGCGCACCGGCTGGGCGCCGCTCGGGACCGTGCCGTGGTTCGCCGATGCGTGGCGCCTGCCCGCCGAGGACATCCTCGACATCCGCGCCGCGCCGCGCGACGGCGGCTTCCGCATCGCGGTCCCGCGGCTGGGGCGCATTGCCAATTTCGACGATCTCGATCCGCTCTCCGCCGATCCCGGCGTCTCGGTCGAGCTGGTCGAGCCGGGCCGGCCCCTGCCCGTCTGCGACCTGGTGCTGATCCCGGGCTCGAAATCGACCATCTCCGATCTCGCCGCCTTCCGCGCCGAGGGCTGGGATATCGACCTCGCCGCGCATCACAGGCGGGGCGGGCACGTGCTGGGGATCTGCGGCGGCTACCAGATGCTGGGCCGCTGGCTGGACGATCCCGCGGGCCTGGAAGGCCCGCCGGGCCGCGTGCCGGGGCTCGGGCTTCTGGACGTCGAGACGGTGCTGCAGCCGCGCAAGCACCTCGCGCGCGTCACCGCGACCGATCCCGCCTCCGGCGCGCCTGTCGCGGGCTACGAGATCCACCTGGGCGTCACCACCGGGCCCGACACCGCGCGCGGTTGGCTGGTCCGGGACGGCGCGCCGCTCGGGGCGGCCAGCCCGGATGGACGGGTCAAGGGCTGCTACCTGCACGGGCTCTTCGCCGGCGACGCCTTCCGCGACGCCTTCCTGCGGGACCTCGGGGCCGCGCCGCAAGGCGGGCCGCATGCCGAGACCGTCGAGGCGACGCTCGACGCGCTGGCCGACCACCTCGCGGCGGCGCTGGATCTGGACCGGCTCCTGTCCCTCGCCGAACCGGTGTGA